In Pseudoalteromonas piratica, the genomic stretch CATTTGAGCAGTTTAAAGCGCGCTGTAAAAAAGAGCGCGAAAAAGGCAAAACACAGCACAGCGATGTAAAAAAAATGGTGAGTAAAGTACTTAACCAAACAAGTAACCAAGTTACTGCCAACAAACCTAAAAAATTACCACGACATACGCATTACATTTAATTTCTGAGGAGTGTACAAACGATGGCGCAGATCGACCCAAGTTTAGTTAAAAAGGAACAACTTGAAACCTTTATTGGCAAAGGCGGTGTAATGCATGAGCTGGTGGATTTGAGTAAAGATCAAATGGAAAGCTTATATGCCGTTGCATTCAACTTGTATCAAACAAACCGCATGAGCGAGGCAGAGCAAGTATTTAAAATGTTGGTGTTATGTGACCACCTAAATGTGAAGTACCAAATTGGCCTTGGGGCGACACGTCAGGCACAAGGTAAATATGAAGAGGCGGCTGACACATACAGCATGGCGACATTAATTGATGCTGAGGAGCCGAAACTGGCATTTCATTCAGGCGAATGTCATTTAGCGCTAGGTGATTTAGAGCGCGCAGAAGCAGGTTTCACCGGTACGCTTGTGCGTTGTGAAGGACGTGATGAATACAACGAACTTGCAACTAAAGCACAAGGGTTACTATCCATCGTTGAAAAACGGAAAAAGAAACAGGAGCAAACTGATGTCAGTAAATAGCCTAGGAGTTGGCAATACGGCATTTACCCAGATTTTCCAAGAAGGAATGTCTGCGGTAATGAAAAGCTTTAGTGGGATTAATCCATCTGATGCCTCTGGAGTAACCAGTGCATCCAATGAGTCGGGTAACCCGAGCATTGCAGAGCCTGATAGCGACACCACATTAAGTGGCATTGCAACCATGTTTATTGTATTGGGCAAAATCAAAGAGATTAAAGACTCAACCATTGCAGCTAATAAAGCGGAACTTGAACGGGTTCAGGCAGAGCAAGAAGATTTAATGAATGAACAAATCGACAAGCTTAATGAACAGGAAGAAAACCGTTTAGATCAAATCGAAAAAGCAGAAAAAGCACGCAAAAAAGCAAAACAAGCGGGTATTTTTGGCAAGGCATTTGGATTTGTAACTGCGATTGCCACCACTATTGGCGGAATGTGTTCTTTAGCAGCAGGTGTGCTCTCTGGGCAGCCTAATTTAATTGCTGCGGGTGTTGCATTGACTGCTGCTGGCATGTGTGAGGTTGCCGCACAAATATGCTTAGCTCTAGGGGAAGATAAAGCTGCGGAAATATTAAGTTATACCGCAATTGCATTAACCGTTATTGGTGTTGGTTTACTCACCTATGGTGCGGCTTCAGGTGCTGCCGCAGGCGCCGCAGCAGGTAAAGAAGTTGCAAAAGAAGCCACCGAAGTGGCAGTAAAAGAAGGGGTGAAAGCCGCAGCGAAAGAAGCTGCAAGTGAAGCAGCAGAAGAAGTAATTGAGCAAGCTGCTAAGGCTGTAGTGAAAGAAATTTCACAAAATGTCGCCGAAGAGGTAGCAGAAGAAGCCATTGAGCGCGCCGCTAAAAATCTTTGTGAAACCATGATCAAAAAACAAAGTGACGACATGATAAAAGCTGCGATGGGGCGCACAACATGGGCCTCAAGTGCAGCATCTATGGGGGCACAAACGGGCAGTGGCATTATCAGCGCAGAACAAGCGGATATTCAAGAAGCGCTTAACAAAATTAATTTACAAGTACAGTTGTTGGAAAGTGAATTAGTTGAAAACGAAGCACTGGTATCAAAGCTTGAATCTATTTTGCAACGTTTTATCGCCTTCATTCAATCACAGTCCGGTACGGTGGTTGATATTGCGAGTATTTTATCGGATGCAGCAAAAAATGAAATGCAAGCATCGCTTTCTGTGCTTAATAACGCACGTGCATCAATTTAAGGAAAATTATCATGAATGGTTTAGTACTCGATGGTCCACGTATTAATACGATGCAACCACAAGTTGTTTCGGGCGAGAACAATGTGGATAAACCACAGCATAACTGTGGTGTAAATGCCAATGATGCGGCGCAACGTTACGAGCCTTTAAGCTTGGACTGTGAAGTAGTTAAAAATGCAGAAACGCTTGCGTTTGATTTAACCGCTTCGGCAAACAGCGCAACAAAAATGGCACAATTATTTTTGCAATTAGTACAGTCACTGCGTGAAGCGGCCGAAAATCGTGCAGAAGTGATTATTCAACAAATGGAAACGCAAGTTGAAGTTAAGCGTGATTCTGCAGAGACCATTGCCACAGAAGCAAAAGATGCAAAAGACAAAGGTGATGAAGCGGTTCACCAACAGCGTATTGCAGCGGCGATTAACATCGGTGGCGCTGTGTGTGGCGGTTTAGCTGGTGCTGGCGCATCGAAATTTGCTGGTGCACAAGCGGGTGCAGCTGTTTCCTCTTTGGTTACAACGGGATCTGGCGGTAGTGCGGGCTTTGCCAGCGCAGAAGCGGCCAATCAGAATAACAAAGTGACTGAGATCCAAGAAAAATCAAAAGCAGAGCAAACTGAAAACGATGCAACTGCACAACAGGCGGCTGCGTTGCAACAACGTGCGCAAAACTGGGAAGGCACCTTGAACGATATTCAAGCTGCATTATTGAGCCTGGCTAAGGAACTCTTTTCTCAAGAGCCTAATACAGCGCGCAATATGGGTAACAACATCTAAATTATGGGCAGGTTAACACCTGCCTAATTCCACATTTTTTTAATAACGGTGTTTCGGCATCGCGGGTTTTTTCGGCCTAAATTTGAGGGAAGCATTATGCAAACACAATTAGCTACGCTTGAAAATGCGAATTTTTCACAAGCTTTTACTAGTCATTTGGCGTTTGATTATGGAACTGCATTTCGAGTAACTATGCCAGCAGGTACACGCTACTCTGTTGCGTTTACTGCACCACTTACACTTGTGATGGTGGTGACTGGCACGGCCGGTGTAAACAATTTAAGTACCTATGCTCCAAGTAGTTTATTACTTGTGAAAGATGGTTTTTGTCATTTTGAGAACCTTGATAGTGCCCGTGATACCGTTATTTTATGTTTATCACTTGAACAAACCTGGCTTTTAAATTTTAAACAACGTTATCAAGCATTAGTGACAGGCGTTCAGGTGCATGACCAAGATGAAAACTCAGCACCGTTAGCATTTTGTGGTTGTGATTTAACTCGCATGGCGATGACGGGGTTAGATCAATTGTTAAGTGATGCGCAAGTACCCAGCTTAACCTCACTGAAAGTCGAAGAGTTGTTATTACTGCAAATTAATAAGCCACAAGGTGCTCGCTTAGTAAACTTATTGGTTGAAAGTTGTGATCCTGCAACAGAGCGCTTTAGAGCATTTGTAGAAAAGAATTATTTAAAAGACTGGTCTTTAGAGCAGTTTGCTAAAGAAATTGGCATGTCACTTACTGCATTTAAATCGGCATTTAACCAAATTTACCACACATCCCCACGTGCTTGGTTTAATGAGCGTCGTCTTAAATATGCCGCGCATTTATTGCACACCAGTCAGATGCGTGTGATTGATATCGCAATCGAGGCAGGCTTCTCAAGTCAGTCTTACTTTACGCAAGCCTATAAGTCTCGTTTTGGTACAACACCAAAGCAGGCAAGAAAGTAATTCCTATGAAAAAGTTAATTTTCAGCTTAACAATCGCGTCAATGTTGAGTGCATGCAGTGTAACAAAAGAGCAAGTACAGCCTTTACTTAACACTGTGAATATCGGTGTATTAGAAGATACACGCCTTGCTGACTGGCGCTTATTGAGTAAGTCAGAGCAAACACTCGCGGGTAAGGTTATCGAATTACCTTATGACGCACTTTTAGATGAAATGCGTGTTGGCAATCTCGATCTGATTGTGGGCATTCCCGCAACAGGCAACGCCAATCAATTGATGCTTGAACACAGTGTTGTTGTTGATGAACGCGTATTTGATTACTTCGTCCACAGTGAGGATAAAAGGCGCTTGAGCGAGTACGTATTTGAGCGCAATTTTCTTAAGCAAGTTAATCGCTTGGGGTACGTAGCTAAAGGAGAACCTGGGGTAATTAACGAGCTCGTGATGCCTCAGGCGCTGGCCCACCAGTCTTATATTCAGTGTGATTCATTAGCACAGTGTTTTCAATTACTGAGCGAACAAAATATTGATGCAATTTACAGCGATGTAGCCGCACTTGATGCCCTTGGTAGCAACCATGCGTTAGTAACCGTTGGATTTGAAAAGACCGTAGATTTTACGCTTTTAATGAACGACAAAACACTCACATCAGCAGAGCGAAACGAACTAGGTAAACTCTTTTCAACCAATGAAGAAAAACAGACATTTTAAGCCGTGCGACACGGCAATTGAGATAAAAGAATCACAGCGCCGAGCAGAAATTAATGTGCTGTCGGGGTTTACAAAACAAGGGCTCATTGGCCGAAATTTACGCGGCTTTGATATTACAAAGTTTTATCAAGTACATCCTGAACTGCTACATGAATTCACTCGAACAGCGGCGGGAACTGCTTATCGTGAATTTATTATGGCGATTATTGAAAGTGATGTAGTAGCCCTGGCAAAACAGCCAAATGAAAACAGTGATGCGCTAAGCAAAATATTTATTCAGCTCCATCAACAGCTAGCAAATGTGATTAGTCATAACACCTTTATCGGTTGTACACATTTGTTTGATGAATATACAAATTGTTTAACTGCGCTTAATGAAGATGCGGGTAACGCACTCATTATTAAAGCAATTCTAGACGTTTTGTCGTCCATGCTGACAAAACTGTACGAAGCAAAAAAATAACCGTTCATTTAGGTGAACACAACAATGTTATTGAGATGCGATAGGTATTTATCTCTGCATACTCAGCCATAAAAAAGGAAATAACATGACTATAGGCAATAATGATGTGGGGAATGTGGGTCAAACCACTACTCAGACGACTACAAATGTAGAAAACACGCCTGCTACAGTAAGTAATAACGCGACTAACAATCGTCAAGTGACTGATGTAACAAACCAATCCGAAACCCAAGCACAACAAGCAACATCAAATGATAACCGCAATGCATTTCAAAAAATGGTTGATGGTTTCTGTGAAAAGTTTGGAGAATTTTGGAGCAAAGTGGAAACACGATTTGAAAATTCACGTTTATTCCACGGGTTGCAGGGCGTGCGCGAGGCCGCAGTCACGACAAAAGAGATGACTCAGGAAGCGACTGCAAATACGCTAGGTCATGATGAACAGGCAATTCAAGTGCGTGTTGATCGCGATATGCGACTAAATCGACCTGCAGATAAGTTAAGTGCAGAGACGAGCTATACAATATTGAATGCGTACCCTGGAACGAGTCATCATTTAAATGAAAGCTTTTTATTGAAAGAGCTTGATAATAACACCCCATTAGCAAATGTTTTGACTAAACAAATTGCAAAGGAATTTGCGACAGAAAATCTAGAATTTCTGAAATCAATTCAGCAAAACTTTTTAATTGATGCAGATGCACCGCTTTCAAGGCAAAGCCAAAATTTAGATTTTACCTTGGGTAATACGCTAGAGGTTCACAGCAAATTCGTCAGTACAAATTCTGATTTACAAATAAATATCGCTGGTGGCGCACGCAGTGTATTCTCACAAGATATCCAAAATTATCTAGAAGCACTCAAAGATCTGGAACTAGCAACACGCGCACAAACTGAAGATAATCCAGCACGCATTGAAACAGCTCAAATACCTGCGAATCAATTGAATAAAATGACTCCAATTGTACAGCCCGAGCAACTCGCACAACTCGAAGCGGTGGACGTAAAACGCTCCGAAACTTTAGAGCAGAGCGATCCTTTATTTGCGCAAAAGCAAGCAGTTCTTGATTGTAAAGAAAATCTTGATATTTCGTTTAGGGCGGCGGCAAAAGAGGCGACCTATTTACTCAATGCAGCGAATACCAGCATTGTTATTCAGCTGCAAAAAAACATTGAGGGCACGCGTTTTGATCCGCAAGCAAATGCAGCTCCGGCTCCAACTATTGCACCTACTGTTGCCCCGACTATCGCTGCAACTGTTGCTCCGACATTGGCGCCAGCAGGCGCACCAACTGCTGCAAATGATCAAATAACTCATTCAAGCACGTTTAGTCACAGTCATATGACATTAGCGCATATTTCAAAAGTTGCGGATGTGATAGAGCCAACAAATAGCTTGTCGGTAAATGATTTAAGTGTACCACAAAATGACGATCAATTAGCTATTTCAGACGAGACTAATGGCAATGTATCAAATAATCCGATTGGCAGAACACACACCTATGGCAATACCTTAACGGTACCGGGAATGGGCGAAAATTAATCCGCTATAACAAACACGTTAACTGTATTAAACCAGTGGAGCAGTTAAGCTGCTTCACTAAGAGAGAATATCATGAGTAATAAATTCAAAGAATTAGTCACTGAATGTGCAAAGCTTATTGGCTTCGACAAACCTGATGTAAAAGAAGACTTTTATGCACTTTTGATTGATGGCATTCGAGTGTTAATAGAACCCGCTGATGCCACTGAGACGGAAAAAGAAAGTCTTTTTTTCTATGCTCAACTAGAAACGCTGAATGATGATGAGGTTCCGCCAGTAAGCACGTTTATTCTGCAAAAAAATGCCGAATTTAGCGCAACTGGTGGCACGTCGATTGGTGTTTTACCGAATGACAATATCGTGACAATTTATCAATTGTTACCAAGTGAGTTAGACCGTGCAGAATTGGTTATCGCAGAGTTAAATAAGTTTGTCGACATTGCTGAACAAATTAAAAAAGACATCGCCGAAGTTAAATACTTACCGACATCAACAAACCAGCCATTAGATAACACACTGTTATCAGTGTAGCGCGAAGGAGTAATTAATATGAAACAATTCAAATTAATGGTTGAAGAAGCGTGCGCTTTATTAGAAGTCACACCACACGCACTGTCAGATGAAGATTATCAAGTAAATATAGAGCAGTTAGTGTTTCGTATCTCGTTCCATCCGAGTGACGGCACGTTTGGCTTAAAAGCAGCGTTAGCAAAACCGACAAGTGATTTACCTTCATCTGTGTATAACTTAATGCTAAATGCCAATGCCACAGGTGTTCAATTACAAGGGTGTAAAGTGGGCATTGATGCAACAAGCAATCAAATTGTGCTGGTAAAATTATTACCTTCGGTAATTGAAGAGGGTGAACACTTAGCACAAAAGATTTTATCTTTTACACAGGTAGCACTGTTTTGGCAAATGACCTTAACAACCGCGAAAGATGATATGACCGATGAGGTTATGCCATTGCACTCGAGCTTGTTATCGGTTTAATAAGGTAAGTTTAAACGGGGGGATTCTATGGTGCATGATGTTGAAGCAATTCCGCAAACAATTTTAATTATTGGTACGGATCATATCGCTGTAGAACGCCTCCAAACTGGGTTTGCAGAGGTTGGCTGGTTTGTTTTGGTTGAACAAAATTGCCAACGTGCACTCGGCTTAATGGCACATTTAACTGTCTCAGCAGTGTGTATTTTTGATCAAGGTAATGATCTTGAATCAGATGTTGCGTCACTCAAAAGTAAAACACAGGGTATGTTGTTTGTGTTATCAGATAATCTAAATGCAGATCAACGTTTAGCGTTTTATAACCTAGGTGTGAATCATGTATTTGTTCAGCAAGCCCTCGCGCTTGAAGTTAGAACAGTGATTACGACTTTGCAACAGCAACAATTAATGCAATCACTGCCAACTGTTACCCCCATAATGGAAGCGAAAAAGTGGCATTTTTGTTCACAAAGCCGAGTACTCAGTGTCGATGAAAAGGTCATTGGTTCATTGTCATACAGCGAAGCTAAAATATTAAAAATGCTGATTGATAATCGCAATGAAACGTTATCAAGAGAGCGCTTAATGATGGCGTTAGGACGATTTAGACCAAACCCAGAAGATCGCACATTAGATAGACTAATTTGCAATTTACGTAAAAAATTTAAAAAAGTGTGCCCTAACACACAGTTCATTTTATCTCTTTATGGCCATGGCTATGTGTTTACATCGCCAAATACAACGCAAATCTAGTGCGTGGCCAAAACTTAATAAAAACTCGTCTTTTTTCACAAAAATAACCTTGTTAATTAATTTACTCTTATCCTAAGGAGTGAAATATGTCTATAAATGCAGCGCCAATAAACCCAAATCAGTTTAATGCAAAACTGGCGGGAGCAAATGTCGAAACGAAAACAACCAGTCAGTTTCAAAACACATCTGTTGGAGTGATTGGAAACAGTGCGCAAAATCATTTGAATGCGCTAGAAGAATTGACCAAAGCGTTGGGCGATAAAGCATCAGCTCAATTTACGCAAAGTAAAGCCAAAGACATGCGCCAGTCAAATGCTGACCGTGTTGAAAAAATTCAGCAATTAATGGAAATGGCGTTTAAAGTTGAAAAACGCAACCAATTAGATGAATTAGCGGCAGATTTACTTTCAGGTGGCAAAACAGACCATCAAGCGCTTAGACAAAAATTACAAGAATTCAGCGATGATGTAACGGAGCAATACATTGGCTTATTAAGTGTGCGAGAGCAACTTAGTGCTGGCGAGGGCAATGAAGCCATTCTTCAACTTGTTAACCAACAATTAGCTGAACTAGAGCGCAAATACGGTCAAACACTGACATTAGGTGTTAATACCTTTATTCCGACAATTGAAGCTGCCAATGCAGGTTTAGATGAAGGTAGTCAACTACGCCAATTCTATGCAGATTCGGTCATGGATTATCAAGGTACTGCTGCTGCATTTTCGGATTTAATTGAAAAGTATGGTGAGAGTCGTTTTGAGACTGCGGTTGCTTTTATGTTGCAGGCGCTCGCGGCGGATTATGAAGCGCAAGGCAGCAGTATCGATAAGTCGCAGCTTAGTGTGATTATGAAAGATATGAACCGACTGAAAATGCTGGCGGCGATGTTTGATCAGTGTAACGAGGTTGCGCAAAAGCTCGACCAAGCACAAGTCACGCCACGTGGACTAATGCAAAGTGTTATTACCATAAATGATATGCCGTGGGCAGAACAAGCTGACGTGGAAAGAGCACTTAATATAGGTGATTTACCGCTTGGTACACAAATCAACTTGTTTGCTGAGGTACGTAATATTGTGAACAACATTCCACATGATGCGTTTAAAGACCCAGAGCAGCACGGGCAATGTGTATTGGCATTAGAAGCAGCGCGTCATGCGGTGATTGCAATCGAGGAAGCGCTATGACTGACTGGTTAGAGAGCAGCTTAGATGGTTTTTTAGCCAAGCTCGGTTTACCGATGCAGCCTTGGCAGAGTTCTCCTCATTTGTCTTTGCAATTCGATGGAGACATAACCTGTGAAATATCTGTTCTCGATTCGCAATTAATGGTGAGTTTTTTAACACCTATCGTGTTATCGAGTCAGACTCAGGTTCTCGCCTATTTAACCAAGATGAACCCGATCCATTTTCAAAAAGGGCAATTTTTCCGTTATCACTGGTATCAAAACCAAGCCATTGTGCAGCTAAATTTAGCTCACGAAGAGGTTACCGAAATTGCGCTAGAGCAAGCGTTTACCGCCTTACTTAATGAAAGCCAAACGATTAAGGCATTGTAATGAGCACACCAATTGATTTAAAAGTGGGTTTAACCTCCATCAGTCATATACGACATGACGAAGTGCCGACAAAACTACCTGAAAAGTCAGAATTGCCCCAGCTAGGTGAAGCGATTGACTCGCATTTTGATGCGCTTTTTCACGTTTACCAAGGTCAAACGTTAGTCGAAAATACTTGCCGGTTATCCGACGCAACATGTAAAGAAATTGCGCATCTCAATTTATTCAATATGCCTACCGATACCTTGCAATGGTTAGGCGAAATGAAAAAAAGTGGCGATGTAGACACCAAAACAGAGCAAGAAGCTAGAGCGGTGTTAAACGAAATTGCAGAGTTGTCTTTAATTTTGAATATCAGTAGTAAATTGTTGGTGCAATGATGACCGAAACCCCTGTTCAACACAATAAAATAGAGCGGCCACATCGCGAGTATCGTCAATGGCTATTGATGCAAGCGCAGCTGCAACAAGATTATGCCAGCAATGAAAAAGCGGTGTCGTTAATTAATTTGGTTGAGTCGGTTTATGGTGCCGATTTAGAAACAGGTCTGATGCTCTGTCGTGCTTGGGCAGATCTTGGCGAATTAACCTTATTAGAACAACGCGTAGAGCGATTGCTTGCGGACAACCAATTGAACTGTGAACAGCGTGCAGCAATTTATTATTGTTTAAGCTTTTCACGATTCCAAGCGGACGATCTTATTGGTGCACGAAGAGCCCATCAGTTGTACCTATCTTTAGCTTCAAATATAAATCAGGAAAGTGATGAAAAACCTTCTGCTTAAAATGAGTCAACGCAGTGACTTAGCACTTGCAGTGTTACTTGTCGCCATCATTTTTATGATGATTCTACCGCTACCAACTGGCTTGGTTGATGGCTTAATTGCAATGAACCTTTCAATTGCAGTGGTGCTACTGATGATGTCGGTATACATCAAATCACCGCTTGAGTTTACTGCATTTCCAGCCGTGTTGTTGATCACTACACTCTTTCGTTTGGCACTTTCCATTACCACTACCCGCCTTATCCTAATGGATGGAGATGCCGGTGATATCATTACGACATTTGGTAACTTTGTTGTGGGTGGTAATTTAGTGGTCGGTGTGGTTATTTTCTTAATTATTACTATTGTGCAATTTATGGTTATTACCAAAGGGGCTGAGCGTGTCGCTGAGGTAAGTGCACGCTTTTCACTTGATGCCATGCCGGGCAAACAAATGAGTATCGACGGTGATATGCGCGCAGGGGTATTAGACGTTGATGAAGCGCGAGTAAAGCGAAATGCTCTAAGCCGTGAGAGTCAGTTATTTGGCTCAATGGACGGTGCAATGAAGTTTGTAAAAGGCGATGCTGTCGCTGGTTTAATTATTATTTTCGTGAATATATTAGGCGGCATTATCATTGGTATGAGTCAAGCCGCGATGTCGGCAGGCGAAGCCCTTGAGGTGTATTCAATTCTAACCATAGGTGATGGTCTTATTTCGCAAATTCCAGCACTGTTTATTTCAATTACTGCCGGTATTATCGTTACCCGTGTTTCTGCAGGTGATGAAGATGAAGAAGATCAACAAAACTTAGGTGGCGATATTGGCTCACAGGTGACGGCTCAGCCAAAAGCGCTGCTTATCGGCGCAGCACTCTTGACTGGTTTTGCACTTATTCCTGGTTTTCCAACGCTTATTTTCTTAGGTTTTGCTGCGGTGATTGGTGCAGGTGGCTTCTATTTAATAAAGCGTAATCAAGATGCAGTTCAAACAGTTGAGACCTTGCCAGAAGTATTGTCAAAAGGCAGTGGCGCTGCAGCGACAAGTTCTGCTGAAAGTAAAAAAGCAACGGCTAAAAGTAAAGCGCAAGGTGATGATTTTTCGATTACTGTTCCGCTCTTGGTTGATGTATCTGCGAATTTAGAAACAGCCCTTGATGCGACCAATTTAAATGCTGAGCTTGCAGAAGTCAGAAGAGCACTTTACTTAGACATGGGCGTGCCGTTTCCCGGCGTGCATTTGCGTTTTAATGCGGCTATGCCTAAAGATGAATACGCGATTTTGATGCAAGAGCTGCCAGTGGCACGTGGCAAACTTGTA encodes the following:
- a CDS encoding type III secretion system chaperone; its protein translation is MKQFKLMVEEACALLEVTPHALSDEDYQVNIEQLVFRISFHPSDGTFGLKAALAKPTSDLPSSVYNLMLNANATGVQLQGCKVGIDATSNQIVLVKLLPSVIEEGEHLAQKILSFTQVALFWQMTLTTAKDDMTDEVMPLHSSLLSV
- the sctX gene encoding type III secretion apparatus assembly protein SctX — its product is MSTPIDLKVGLTSISHIRHDEVPTKLPEKSELPQLGEAIDSHFDALFHVYQGQTLVENTCRLSDATCKEIAHLNLFNMPTDTLQWLGEMKKSGDVDTKTEQEARAVLNEIAELSLILNISSKLLVQ
- a CDS encoding winged helix-turn-helix domain-containing protein, producing the protein MVHDVEAIPQTILIIGTDHIAVERLQTGFAEVGWFVLVEQNCQRALGLMAHLTVSAVCIFDQGNDLESDVASLKSKTQGMLFVLSDNLNADQRLAFYNLGVNHVFVQQALALEVRTVITTLQQQQLMQSLPTVTPIMEAKKWHFCSQSRVLSVDEKVIGSLSYSEAKILKMLIDNRNETLSRERLMMALGRFRPNPEDRTLDRLICNLRKKFKKVCPNTQFILSLYGHGYVFTSPNTTQI
- the sctV gene encoding type III secretion system export apparatus subunit SctV; the encoded protein is MKNLLLKMSQRSDLALAVLLVAIIFMMILPLPTGLVDGLIAMNLSIAVVLLMMSVYIKSPLEFTAFPAVLLITTLFRLALSITTTRLILMDGDAGDIITTFGNFVVGGNLVVGVVIFLIITIVQFMVITKGAERVAEVSARFSLDAMPGKQMSIDGDMRAGVLDVDEARVKRNALSRESQLFGSMDGAMKFVKGDAVAGLIIIFVNILGGIIIGMSQAAMSAGEALEVYSILTIGDGLISQIPALFISITAGIIVTRVSAGDEDEEDQQNLGGDIGSQVTAQPKALLIGAALLTGFALIPGFPTLIFLGFAAVIGAGGFYLIKRNQDAVQTVETLPEVLSKGSGAAATSSAESKKATAKSKAQGDDFSITVPLLVDVSANLETALDATNLNAELAEVRRALYLDMGVPFPGVHLRFNAAMPKDEYAILMQELPVARGKLVPNKILVSEPAQQLDMLGIAYQQEQAFLPNMPSLWVDKEDLEEVIAGSLSYFSIDKVMTFHLAHVLRKYAEEFIGIQETRFLLEKLEPHYGELVKEAQRVVPIHKMSEVMQRLVSEDISIRNLRVILESLVEWGQKEKDVVQLTEYIRASQRRFICYKYAAGQNVLPAFMLDQQIEEQIRGAIRQTSTGCYLALDPSTSQKFIANAVSTVGDLKKYQRKPVLLVAMDIRRYVRKLLESELYELPVVSFQELTKEINVQPVGKVVV
- the sctW gene encoding type III secretion system gatekeeper subunit SctW gives rise to the protein MSINAAPINPNQFNAKLAGANVETKTTSQFQNTSVGVIGNSAQNHLNALEELTKALGDKASAQFTQSKAKDMRQSNADRVEKIQQLMEMAFKVEKRNQLDELAADLLSGGKTDHQALRQKLQEFSDDVTEQYIGLLSVREQLSAGEGNEAILQLVNQQLAELERKYGQTLTLGVNTFIPTIEAANAGLDEGSQLRQFYADSVMDYQGTAAAFSDLIEKYGESRFETAVAFMLQALAADYEAQGSSIDKSQLSVIMKDMNRLKMLAAMFDQCNEVAQKLDQAQVTPRGLMQSVITINDMPWAEQADVERALNIGDLPLGTQINLFAEVRNIVNNIPHDAFKDPEQHGQCVLALEAARHAVIAIEEAL
- a CDS encoding regulator of G-protein signaling domain-containing protein, with amino-acid sequence MTIGNNDVGNVGQTTTQTTTNVENTPATVSNNATNNRQVTDVTNQSETQAQQATSNDNRNAFQKMVDGFCEKFGEFWSKVETRFENSRLFHGLQGVREAAVTTKEMTQEATANTLGHDEQAIQVRVDRDMRLNRPADKLSAETSYTILNAYPGTSHHLNESFLLKELDNNTPLANVLTKQIAKEFATENLEFLKSIQQNFLIDADAPLSRQSQNLDFTLGNTLEVHSKFVSTNSDLQINIAGGARSVFSQDIQNYLEALKDLELATRAQTEDNPARIETAQIPANQLNKMTPIVQPEQLAQLEAVDVKRSETLEQSDPLFAQKQAVLDCKENLDISFRAAAKEATYLLNAANTSIVIQLQKNIEGTRFDPQANAAPAPTIAPTVAPTIAATVAPTLAPAGAPTAANDQITHSSTFSHSHMTLAHISKVADVIEPTNSLSVNDLSVPQNDDQLAISDETNGNVSNNPIGRTHTYGNTLTVPGMGEN
- a CDS encoding SycD/LcrH family type III secretion system chaperone; translation: MAQIDPSLVKKEQLETFIGKGGVMHELVDLSKDQMESLYAVAFNLYQTNRMSEAEQVFKMLVLCDHLNVKYQIGLGATRQAQGKYEEAADTYSMATLIDAEEPKLAFHSGECHLALGDLERAEAGFTGTLVRCEGRDEYNELATKAQGLLSIVEKRKKKQEQTDVSK
- a CDS encoding type III secretion system chaperone, with the translated sequence MSNKFKELVTECAKLIGFDKPDVKEDFYALLIDGIRVLIEPADATETEKESLFFYAQLETLNDDEVPPVSTFILQKNAEFSATGGTSIGVLPNDNIVTIYQLLPSELDRAELVIAELNKFVDIAEQIKKDIAEVKYLPTSTNQPLDNTLLSV
- a CDS encoding helix-turn-helix transcriptional regulator, whose amino-acid sequence is MQTQLATLENANFSQAFTSHLAFDYGTAFRVTMPAGTRYSVAFTAPLTLVMVVTGTAGVNNLSTYAPSSLLLVKDGFCHFENLDSARDTVILCLSLEQTWLLNFKQRYQALVTGVQVHDQDENSAPLAFCGCDLTRMAMTGLDQLLSDAQVPSLTSLKVEELLLLQINKPQGARLVNLLVESCDPATERFRAFVEKNYLKDWSLEQFAKEIGMSLTAFKSAFNQIYHTSPRAWFNERRLKYAAHLLHTSQMRVIDIAIEAGFSSQSYFTQAYKSRFGTTPKQARK
- the sctE gene encoding type III secretion system translocon subunit SctE; translation: MSVNSLGVGNTAFTQIFQEGMSAVMKSFSGINPSDASGVTSASNESGNPSIAEPDSDTTLSGIATMFIVLGKIKEIKDSTIAANKAELERVQAEQEDLMNEQIDKLNEQEENRLDQIEKAEKARKKAKQAGIFGKAFGFVTAIATTIGGMCSLAAGVLSGQPNLIAAGVALTAAGMCEVAAQICLALGEDKAAEILSYTAIALTVIGVGLLTYGAASGAAAGAAAGKEVAKEATEVAVKEGVKAAAKEAASEAAEEVIEQAAKAVVKEISQNVAEEVAEEAIERAAKNLCETMIKKQSDDMIKAAMGRTTWASSAASMGAQTGSGIISAEQADIQEALNKINLQVQLLESELVENEALVSKLESILQRFIAFIQSQSGTVVDIASILSDAAKNEMQASLSVLNNARASI